ATTACTGCGACCCCAAGAGTATTGGAATCGATTGCTAAAGTGATCAATGCTGTCGAAACAACAGGTGAAAAAAAATCAGTGGTGATCAAACTGAAAAACTCTTTGGTCAAAGATGTTTTTGCAAATGCGCAAAATATGTCGAAGAAAATCTTCCCTCAAACGATCGAGAGTGAAACCGTTGATATCTTTAAAGATGATGCGACCAATTCGATCATACTGGTAGGGCAGCCGAAGAATAACAACCGTATGATCAAGTATATCAAGCAGCTCGACATTCAGGGAGAGAGCACCACACAGAAGATGTATGTCATCAGACTCAAAAACTCCAATGTCGAGGAGATGGAGAAGATCATGAGCAAGCTGATCTCACAGATGAATGATGTGTCGATGAAGACACCGGTAAAAGGTGCAGAGCCGCCAAGTAAGGCGATGGTCGTTTCTGATATCGAAAGAAATGCACTGGTCCTGCTTGCTACAGCGGAACAGATGAAGAACATCAGGGACACGATAAATAGGATTGATATCCCTAAAGTACAGGTGTATGTCAAAGCGAAGATCGTTGAGGTTGACAGCAATATGGCACAGCAGGTAGGATTTAAATACGGATTTAATGGCGGGGCTATTACGTCCAACGGTCTCTATACGCTGGCAGGGAATATGGGAGCTTCTGCACTGCAAATCTCTCCGGCACTTTTGAGCTTTTTGAATGCGAATACAAACAACTTTGAAGGGTTTGATCCGAATGGGAATCCGATCTACTCTAATGAACCCGCTTTCTCGTTTGATGCAGTGGACAAGGTTTTTGCTTTGGGTGCTACGCTTGACCTTTTGGAAAACAATGGTGCAGCACGTATCCTGAGCGAGCCCTCTGTGCTTTGTACCAATAACAAAGAAGCCGAGATCTATGTCGGTCAGACGATGTCCATCTTGACCCAGGCACAGCAGTCCACGACAGGTGTCTCCAATGTGGTCAACAACTATTCAAGAGAAGATATCGGCCTGAGTCTTAAAGTGAAACCACGACTCTCGAGCAACAACAAAGTCACGTTGGAGGTGGAGACCATACTGGAAGATATCGATCCTTCTTCGGCGCAAATGGCAGACAGGCCAACGACGACAAAAAGAACCGTGAAGACCAATGCGATCGTGAACAACGGCGAAATGATCATTCTGGGCGGATTGATCAAGAGAACAGGCGGTAAAGGGATCTCTAAAGTGCCACTGCTGGGAGACATTCCTGTTTTAGGAGAGTTGTTCAAGCATACTTCAGATATAGAGCAGGAACAGAATGTCGTGATCTATCTCACCCCGTATATTGTAAGAGAAAGTGGTGACCTCCAGAAGTTGAAAAGTATGCTGGCTGAACTCGAAGAGGTACAGGACAGATATAATACTTTCTTCAATGAAGCACTGGAAGAAAAAACAGGTATCTCTGCTGAAGAGGCCATTGTCCCTGCAAGCAGAAGGATCCAGAGAAAACCTAAAAGTAATTTAAGTATCTTAGAGGAAGTATGATGCAGTTTCCCCGTCTTAAGGATGTAAACCTTGACCCTCTCTGGGAAGAAGAGATCAACCACAAGCTCGCGATCAAGCACGCTTTGCTCTTTTCTATGATCGATGAGGTCAAAACCTGTATCGTTGAGGAAAAGACACTGGGCGATGCACTCAACTATCTATCAAAACTCTCGTTGGACTATCCTGTCACCATCGTGGATGCAGAGAGCTTTGAACGGTTAAAAAATAAATTTTTGGAGATCCAGACAGGATCTGATTTTGATGAGATGGCAACGACTTCTGAAGAGCTCATAGAAGTTGAGTCTGATCTGCTTGAATTTATCCGTAATTCCCAGGACCTGCTTTCAAGTGAAGAGTCTGCACCTATCATCAAGCTGGTCAATTCACTCTTTTTCCAAGCGCTCCAAAAAGGGGCAAGCGATATTCACATTGAGAGCGGAGACAAGAAGGGTGAAGTGCGTTTACGTATAGACGGTGCGCTCAAAAAACATCTTGATCTTGATAAAAGTATCGTGAATCTGGTCATCAACCGTATCAAAGTCATATCAAATCTGGATATCTCTGAAAAGAGAGTACCTCAGGATGGACGTACTCAGTTGGCGATCTCCGGAAAAAGCATTGATGTAAGGGTTTCCATACTCCCTACCTATCATGGTGAAAGGATCGTGATGCGGATCCTTGCCCAAACAGAGCATATCCCGACACTTGAATCCTTAGGCTTTGTAGATGAGATCACGCAGGACCTCTATAGACTTCTCAACCATGCCCATGGCATGATACTGGTAACCGGTCCTACGGGTTCAGGTAAATCAACCACGCTGCATGCCTGTCTGCAGCATATTGCCACACCGGACAAGAATATCATTACCGTAGAAGATCCCGTAGAGTACAATGCAGACAACATCTCCCAAATACAGGTAAACAGCAAAGTAGGGCTTACCTTCGCCGCAGGGTTACGTTCTATTTTGAGACAAGACCCGGACATTATCATGGTAGGGGAGATACGTGATAACGAAACTGCAGAAATTGCGCTGCGTTCAGCATTGACCGGTCACCTGCTTCTCTCCACCCTGCATACCAATGATGCAACGTCAGCCTTAAGCCGTTTGATGGATATGGGGATAGCAAACTTTCTTGTCTCTTCTACCCTGTTGGGTGTACTGGCCCAAAGGCTTACACGTAAACTCTGTGAACACTGTAAAGAAGAGACCAAGCTAGCGCCTGCCATAACACAAGAGATAGGTGTACCAGAAGAGAAGATCTTCTTTAAAGCCGTAGGATGCAAAGCGTGTGATTTTACAGGATATAAAGGCAGACAGGCCATTGGAGAACTTTTTATCATTGATGATAAGGTCAAAAAGATGATGAAAGATGATTTCAATGACCATCAGATCAGAGAAGCGATGAAGAGAGATGGGATGAAAACCATCGCCGATAAGCTAAAAGCGATGCTGTTAGAAGGGCAAACCAGCTATGAAGAAGCGATCCGTGTCGGGCTTATGGACGGCTAAGGTCCATGATCCATCGTAAAGCATTCACCCTTTTAGAAGTACTTATCTCCATTGCCCTTATGGGCATCGTGATCGTAGCCCTTTTCTCTTCCGTAGATATGATGCAGGACTCCAATCAGCAACTTGCCCAATATTTGGAAAGGTCTAAAAAAACCACCAATGTCACCAAAGTGCTGTATATGGATATGATCAATTCCGATGGCAATATCACGATCACAAAAGATGAATTCAACAGAGTCTGCATCGGAGAGACACGTAACTCGCTCTATGCGTTACCTTCTGCGAAAGTCTGTTGGGTCGTGCTTAAAAAAGACAACACACTGGCACGGATCGAAGGGAACGGGTACCATTTACCTCTGCGCTTAGAAGAACGGGTTGAAATTGATCCTGTGATGACAGGGATAGAGCTCTTTGATCTCTACCATGAAAAAGACAAGATCCTGGTACTGATACAGCAGCAAGGAAAAGAGCCTATCAGTTTTATGTTACAGGGCATTGTCAAGCCTGAGAAAAAGAAGGCACCTACCGACAAAAATGCAACGACGGTTCCGTCAACACCGCTATAGCATCTGTTTTTCTCCTCTACAGAATAATCCAACGAACTTTTGCTAAAATAGACTGTAAGTATTTTTATCAGGAAGGATCTGGGCATGGAAGAGATCTATGAAAAGTTAGGACTGTTTTATCTGGGGAAAGAGATAGAGAAGCAAAGTATGGAGGCAACAGAGGCCCTGACACTGCTGAAAAACAAAAACTTTACCACCCATGCAGCGATCATAGGAATGACAGGCTCAGGTAAGACAGGATTGGGGGTAGGCCTTATAGAAGAAGCCGCCATAGACAATATTCCTTCCATCATCATAGATCCAAAAGGAGATATGGGAGACCTGTGCCTGACCGATCCAAGTTTTTCAGCTGCCTCTTTTGAGCCATGGGTAGCAGATGAAGCAAAGTCCAAAGAGACCGATCCTCATGAGTATGCCCAGAAGATAAGCACTATGTGGAAAGAGGGAATAGAGAGTTGGGGACAAAGTGTAGAACGGGTACAAAAATTCCATGAGGTAAAAAAAACCATCTATACCCCGGGCAGTTCAGCCGGTGTCTCTGTGAACATTATGAGCTCTTTGGAAGTACCTCCGGCGGAGATACTTGAAGAGAGCGATACCTTTGCCTCCTATTTGAAAAGTACCACCACATCATTGCTCTCTTTGGTGGGTATACATGCGGACCCTTTGGAGTCCAAAGAGTATATCCTGCTCGCACAGATCATCACAAGATCATGGGTCGAAGAGGAAGATCTCAGTATAGAAAGTATCATAGGAAAGATACTTAACCCATCATTTAGCAAGATAGGGGTATTGTCTCTGGACGATTTTTATCTGCAAAATGACCGTTTCAAATTGGCTGCCAAATTCAATGCACTGCTTGCTAGCCCAAGTTTTTCACTTTGGCTGCAGGGAGAGAGTCTGGATATCCAAAAACTGTTGTATGATGAAAACGGCAAAGCCAAAGTAGCCATTTTCTCTATCTCTCACCTCAATGATGATGAGCGTATGTTCTTTGTCACCCTGCTGCTCAATAGATACATTGCATGGATGCGCCGTCTAAGCGGTACTTCTGCACTGAAGACACTCCTCTATATGGATGAGATCTTTGGATTCTTTCCTCCTACCAAGAACCCGCCAAGTAAAGAGCCTATGCTGCTTCTCCTCAAACAGGCAAGGGCTTTTGGTGTAGGCGTGGTACTGAGTACGCAAAACCCTGTAGATTTGGACTATAAAGGGCTTTCAAACATAGGCACTTGGTTCATCGGAAGACTGCAAACGACACAGGACATAGAGAGAGTGATCGATGGGCTTGGAGGAAAAGTAGGTTCAAACTTTGAGAAGAACGAGATCAAGCATCTCTTGGCCAATCTGAAAAAAAGAACTTTCTTCCTTAAAAGTGCGCATTTGGATGATATCAGGCTCTTCAGTACACGTTGGGTGATGTGTTATTTGAAAGGGCCACTCAAAAAAGATGAGATCTCTATGCTCATGCAGAGGCAAAAATCGATACAGAAAAGTGAAGCACAACGTGTAGAGAGTCTAGTTCAGCATACCTCCCAGCTGGAAAGTTATCAGACGATCGATGCATCTATCCCCCAATACTACGAACCTGATGCATCAGCACAAAATATATTTTCTCCCACATTGGGGGCCAAGGTAAAAATACATTTTTACCAACAACGAAAAGGTATCGATTGTGAGAGAATGATCGAACTTTATCTGGCATTGGATGAAACACAGCAGCGTATTGCATGGGAGGATGCGGTCGAGGAAACGCTCGGATTTGACAGGTTTCCCCATACACCCCCTTCAAATGCGAAGTTCCATCCTCTACCTGAGATTGTTTTAAAAGACAAGAGATTGGCAAAAGCAGTAAGAGAACTGAAAGAGACCCTTTACCGCGAGCACACCTTGGAACTGCTGCGTTGTCTCTCGCCCAGGCTGGAATCCAAGGTAGATGAGTCACGTGCTGACTTTATGGTGCGTTTGCAAGATGGACTGAATGAACAAAAAGAGATGGAGATAGAGAAACTTCAAGTACGTTATAGCAGAAAAGAGAAAACACTTCTGGAAAGACTTTCCCGTGCCAAAGAGCGAGTGGAAAAAGAGGCATCAGATTCGACAGGATCCATGATAGATGCAGGCATCGCTGTCCTTGGTGCTCTGTTCGGACGTTCCAATCCGACAAAGATAGGCCGAGCTGTCAGTAAAGGAAGCAAGATCCTTAAAGAGCGCGGAGAGATGAGTATAGCAGAAGAACGTATGGCAACCATAGAAGAAGAGATAGAAGCACTTGAAGTTGAAATGGAAGATAAAATAGATGCTTTACAGGAAAAATACAGTGTAGACAACTGTGAAATAGAGACAGTGAACATTAAGCCAAGAAAGAGCGATATAGATGTGGAGAGTTGTGCAGTTGTCTGGAGGGTAAGTAACGTTTGATCATCGTGAAACGATTCACGATGAGAGTGGTGGAACCGAAATGAGAAGCCATGAAGGCAAAAGGTTTACCCTTTACTCCCCGGTTTGATCGCAGTACTGCCCTTTTTACACATAGGACACTCTTCTGGAGAAAACATTTCAAAAGTAAAATCATCCAGTGCAAAGAGTGGGACATCATTTGGAAGACTGCACGCTTCTTTCGCCTCAGTATTACTGTCCACACGTTTACAAAAACCTCTGTTTGCCAGTGCTGCGAAAGCAACAACTTCTCCACCCAGTGCTTCTATAGCCTTGGCCGCCTTCAGGGCAGAGCCGCCGGTCGTGATAATGTCTTCACAAATGATGATCTTCTCACCCTTTGCTACTTCAAACCCACGACGCAGTTCCATACCTCCCTCTTTCTTTTCAACAAAGATAGAACGTACATCCAGTGAACGTGCAAGTTCATAACCGGCAAGTACACCGCCTAAAGCAGGTGCACACACTGTATCCACTTCAATACCGTGTGATCGGATCATCTCTGCCAGCGCATCCGTAAGCAAGGAGGCCTTTTTAGGGTATTCAAGGACTTTGGCACTTTGAAGATATCTGTTTGAGTGATTGCCGCTTGCTAGAAGAAAGTGCCCTTCAAGCAGAGCATTTGCCTCTTTATATGCTTTTTCTACATCATAAGCTTTTTGCATAGTTAAACCTTAAGGATATCAGCTTCTTTAGCTTTGAATGTTTCGTCTACCTTTGCAATATATTCATCTGTGATCTTTTGGATCTGCTCTTGCGCTTTTTTAGATTCATCTTCACTGATCTCTTTGTCTTTCTCAAGTTTTTTGATCTTGTCATTACCATCTTTTCTTACATTTCTGACAGCAATTTTTGCATGTTCAACCATACCTTTGGCCTGTTTAACGATCTCTTGTCTCTGTTCGCTTGTCATCGGTGGGAAAAAGAGTTTGATGAAGTCCCCGTCATTGTTTGGATTCACACCGATGTTTGCTTCCTGGATCGCTTTTTCGATCACGGGAAGAAGATTTTTTTCCCAAGGCGTAATACTGATCGTTGTCGCATCTGTCGCGATCACACTTCCTACCTGGTTGAGGGCTGTCATTGTTCCATAGTAGTCCACTTTAATGTTATCTACGATACCCGTAGTTACTTTTCCCGTTCTAAGTGAAGAAAAGTCTCTTTTAAGGGCTTCAATACCCTTTTGCATATTTGCTTTTGTTTGTTCAAAAATCTCATTTACCATAACTATCTCCTTATTGTATCTTCTGATAAAGGCCTAGGATGTCATCAGAAGGTTCAGCTATTATTTAGGGAAATTTTACCCTTTTTTACCTTGTTATGTATTTAGAGAGTAGGTCGAGAGGAGTATATAAAGAAGGAAAAACTTCTTTATACGGTGTTAGTTGGCAGCGGGTGCAGCTGGTGCAGAAGGTGTGGTGTTTTGCGGTGCTGTTGGTACTGCCGGTACAG
The sequence above is drawn from the Sulfurovum sp. TSL1 genome and encodes:
- the gspD gene encoding type II secretion system secretin GspD; translation: MKLTKIVLSILLVLSVGSYAEEETVDINFRDLSVKDFIEMVSKITQKNILIEAEPTGKINFVSTQPVKKSALFSLANSILGGKGLTIIDQGEYYKVVKGTDAAGEGLEVSSSIKGETMKTVMFPLRNTNAAVLRAKIKPLLDRSAKVISFKENNVLAITATPRVLESIAKVINAVETTGEKKSVVIKLKNSLVKDVFANAQNMSKKIFPQTIESETVDIFKDDATNSIILVGQPKNNNRMIKYIKQLDIQGESTTQKMYVIRLKNSNVEEMEKIMSKLISQMNDVSMKTPVKGAEPPSKAMVVSDIERNALVLLATAEQMKNIRDTINRIDIPKVQVYVKAKIVEVDSNMAQQVGFKYGFNGGAITSNGLYTLAGNMGASALQISPALLSFLNANTNNFEGFDPNGNPIYSNEPAFSFDAVDKVFALGATLDLLENNGAARILSEPSVLCTNNKEAEIYVGQTMSILTQAQQSTTGVSNVVNNYSREDIGLSLKVKPRLSSNNKVTLEVETILEDIDPSSAQMADRPTTTKRTVKTNAIVNNGEMIILGGLIKRTGGKGISKVPLLGDIPVLGELFKHTSDIEQEQNVVIYLTPYIVRESGDLQKLKSMLAELEEVQDRYNTFFNEALEEKTGISAEEAIVPASRRIQRKPKSNLSILEEV
- a CDS encoding GspE/PulE family protein, coding for MQFPRLKDVNLDPLWEEEINHKLAIKHALLFSMIDEVKTCIVEEKTLGDALNYLSKLSLDYPVTIVDAESFERLKNKFLEIQTGSDFDEMATTSEELIEVESDLLEFIRNSQDLLSSEESAPIIKLVNSLFFQALQKGASDIHIESGDKKGEVRLRIDGALKKHLDLDKSIVNLVINRIKVISNLDISEKRVPQDGRTQLAISGKSIDVRVSILPTYHGERIVMRILAQTEHIPTLESLGFVDEITQDLYRLLNHAHGMILVTGPTGSGKSTTLHACLQHIATPDKNIITVEDPVEYNADNISQIQVNSKVGLTFAAGLRSILRQDPDIIMVGEIRDNETAEIALRSALTGHLLLSTLHTNDATSALSRLMDMGIANFLVSSTLLGVLAQRLTRKLCEHCKEETKLAPAITQEIGVPEEKIFFKAVGCKACDFTGYKGRQAIGELFIIDDKVKKMMKDDFNDHQIREAMKRDGMKTIADKLKAMLLEGQTSYEEAIRVGLMDG
- a CDS encoding type II secretion system protein J, whose amino-acid sequence is MIHRKAFTLLEVLISIALMGIVIVALFSSVDMMQDSNQQLAQYLERSKKTTNVTKVLYMDMINSDGNITITKDEFNRVCIGETRNSLYALPSAKVCWVVLKKDNTLARIEGNGYHLPLRLEERVEIDPVMTGIELFDLYHEKDKILVLIQQQGKEPISFMLQGIVKPEKKKAPTDKNATTVPSTPL
- a CDS encoding ATP-binding protein → MEEIYEKLGLFYLGKEIEKQSMEATEALTLLKNKNFTTHAAIIGMTGSGKTGLGVGLIEEAAIDNIPSIIIDPKGDMGDLCLTDPSFSAASFEPWVADEAKSKETDPHEYAQKISTMWKEGIESWGQSVERVQKFHEVKKTIYTPGSSAGVSVNIMSSLEVPPAEILEESDTFASYLKSTTTSLLSLVGIHADPLESKEYILLAQIITRSWVEEEDLSIESIIGKILNPSFSKIGVLSLDDFYLQNDRFKLAAKFNALLASPSFSLWLQGESLDIQKLLYDENGKAKVAIFSISHLNDDERMFFVTLLLNRYIAWMRRLSGTSALKTLLYMDEIFGFFPPTKNPPSKEPMLLLLKQARAFGVGVVLSTQNPVDLDYKGLSNIGTWFIGRLQTTQDIERVIDGLGGKVGSNFEKNEIKHLLANLKKRTFFLKSAHLDDIRLFSTRWVMCYLKGPLKKDEISMLMQRQKSIQKSEAQRVESLVQHTSQLESYQTIDASIPQYYEPDASAQNIFSPTLGAKVKIHFYQQRKGIDCERMIELYLALDETQQRIAWEDAVEETLGFDRFPHTPPSNAKFHPLPEIVLKDKRLAKAVRELKETLYREHTLELLRCLSPRLESKVDESRADFMVRLQDGLNEQKEMEIEKLQVRYSRKEKTLLERLSRAKERVEKEASDSTGSMIDAGIAVLGALFGRSNPTKIGRAVSKGSKILKERGEMSIAEERMATIEEEIEALEVEMEDKIDALQEKYSVDNCEIETVNIKPRKSDIDVESCAVVWRVSNV
- the pyrE gene encoding orotate phosphoribosyltransferase, which gives rise to MQKAYDVEKAYKEANALLEGHFLLASGNHSNRYLQSAKVLEYPKKASLLTDALAEMIRSHGIEVDTVCAPALGGVLAGYELARSLDVRSIFVEKKEGGMELRRGFEVAKGEKIIICEDIITTGGSALKAAKAIEALGGEVVAFAALANRGFCKRVDSNTEAKEACSLPNDVPLFALDDFTFEMFSPEECPMCKKGSTAIKPGSKG
- the frr gene encoding ribosome recycling factor encodes the protein MVNEIFEQTKANMQKGIEALKRDFSSLRTGKVTTGIVDNIKVDYYGTMTALNQVGSVIATDATTISITPWEKNLLPVIEKAIQEANIGVNPNNDGDFIKLFFPPMTSEQRQEIVKQAKGMVEHAKIAVRNVRKDGNDKIKKLEKDKEISEDESKKAQEQIQKITDEYIAKVDETFKAKEADILKV